A stretch of DNA from Arachis hypogaea cultivar Tifrunner chromosome 19, arahy.Tifrunner.gnm2.J5K5, whole genome shotgun sequence:
agaatatcttcagattggaaacaatggtaacacaaattaaagagaaagcaatcaataactgaaatacctcaaatatcattaattcaaataacaatctgtaacatggaataattcataagccaattgggaaacatctgtagatacgaataaaagcattaaagtaaaaatagcatagaaacataaattaaagtaaatattaaacttggatcgagagtcactcttaaaaactaagagaagtcctaaatcctaatcctaagagagagaggagagaatctccctctcaaactaaatctaaatcatggaaagtaataaaaatgcgagctctccctgaatggatgcattcccccactttatagcctctaatctgtgttttctgggccgaaaactgggtgaAAAACAGCTCAAAAATTTCCCCTTGcatattctggtacgttcaggtcgcggacaagtgacgcggaggcgtcgtccacgcggccgcgcggattggttTCCTGccaagtcacgcgtccgcgtgatccacgcgttcgcgtcacttggcGTCAGGGCagttatggcaaattatatatcaaatcgaagccccagacgttagctttccaacgcaactagaaccgcatcttttggacctctgtagttaaagttatagctgtttgagtgcgaagaggtcaggctggacagcttagcaatttctccaacttcttgtattccttccacttttgcatgcttcctttccatcctccaagccatttctgccctgtaatctctgaaaacacttaacacacatatcaaggcatctaatggtaataagagaggattaataataagcaaatataagatcaaagaagcatgttttcaatcatagctcaaaaccaggaaggaaaatgtaaaacatgcaaatagtatgaataagtgggtaaaaagttgacaaaaaccactcaattgagtacaagataaaccataaaatagtggtttatcgtGGTTCCGATAGCCCGGTTTGTGCATCTACAAGTAACGAAAAGTCTGAGTTGAGTTCCAGACCAGTAGAGTCTCCTGTTGTGGCCCCTGAAACTGGAATGGCAGATTGAAGATGATTCAAACTTTGGGATGATTGATAATTTTGTACCATTTACTAATTACCTTTTATTGATGTTTTGTATAGTTTGCATTCATTGATTGAATTGACAATTATTGAACTAGGAAGATTATGTCATATTACTCATTtactattaaattttgaaattgcttTTTGACTTATTCTATCAATAACAGAACTTGATCTTAATTTTAGTTCATTTGATGTGTCCCCATGTATTGTAGTAAGTAATTACCATGCAGTTTAACCACCAAATTTTAACTACGAACGCTAACTCGTGTCTTCTATTTATCACCAAATTGGCTCACATTGACGTGCCATAACCGACCTGTCTTTAATAGATTTATTAAGCTATAATattatttcttaaaaatattctaacattaacacaaattttttaaattaaatctaaaaatgtaaaaaattaaatttagttaaaataaaaaattataaagataatTCTAATATGAACTGTCTATGCTTTGTGATGCTGAAGTCGCTTTTGTTGTCTTCTCCAGCCTTGGCCGTTTGTATGAGTATGCTAACAACAGCTTCCTTCGCCTTTTCTTTCAAATAAATCTCCAAATCTTTCACTTTCttaactatttatattttatactttaatttGCCTTAAATACTTTTAAACTTGTTTATACACATAACCACATCTTCATGTTGATGATACTTATTATCagatttatttttaatacaatcaACCCAAAAAAGTTGGTAAATAGAAAAACaatgtctttttttttgtgtCCAAATTAGAAGTGAAACTTAAACTCGTGATTTCTAGGTGAGTATAACCAAGTTATTCCATTTGAGCTATACACCAAAATAAACTACTAAGGTAGAATAGAGTTAAACTATATATGTATTCGTATACAAATATATACTAGCAACTAGTGTTGTCCTTGCAAGAATGCAGAAGGAACTCCCTACAGCCAAAGCAATATAGCCTGCTATAAGAGTTGTTCCAGAAACAGGTGGCTCAACATCTTGTGAGATTGGTGTTGCCCAAGCCATCCAATAGTTACTTCCAATTTGGAGAACTTGGAAGAGAGTATGAGCCAACAGAATGAAAGGAACAAGAGCACCTCCATATACCATAGTGATATATTGCCAATACACTGAAAATTCAACTCTACCACTCTCTCTTTCTTCTGCTTGAACAAGTTGGCCTTTTGCCTCATCACCTTTGTTACCAATTTTATCATTTTGCTcatctttcttttcctcttcttttactCCACTATGAGAAATAGGAAAATCTGAATCTCGTTCCAAGGTACTTATTTCATTGGATATTATTCCTTCATCTATTTAATCAAGTGTAGACAAAGCTTTTTTATGTGCACCAACAAGTTCCATAAAATCAGTTCCATTATTAAGCAGATCAGCATACTTTCCACATTGAGTAATCTTCCCATTTTTCATTACGTATACCAACAAGGCATAACAACATCATagtaataaaaatcaatttttcaattaatGGCAATTAACTATGATAAATACTCACCAATAAAAGTGTTCACTTATACACTGAACTCATTGGAATTAAACTATAAATCAAAGAAACAATAATGAAAGAAATCAAAGGGACAAAATCAATTGAGAAGAAAAATGACCAATTTATTTAAAGAGATTGAACCATATCGCTAGAAATGAATACAAAAGGCATATAAAATCGTATTGGATTCAATATCGCAGTAAAGGAAAACATATTACAAGTTTACAACAGATAATCACAAAAGGAATTTGGAAATTGAATTATGGAAGGCTGTGGTACTTTCAATCTATTATTGCTCATAAAGCCTCTCAAATTCAAGATACcccaaaaagaatttgaaaaataatagcTAACCTCTGTAGACCAAAAAAATTTCCAAAAGTAAGTTTCAAGTATAGTACTTTAGAAGTCTCATCTTAGATCAGTAATGGCAAAAGAAATATAACGCATATTAGTAAATGTAAATGGATCTTAGTACCTTTGGACATTACGGCCCTTCATTGACATTACTTGATAAAGGTCTTCTAATATAGTCCACATACTTTTTTACTGCCAAATAAAGGTTGCTAGAATCacataaaagaaatttattaaaaCTGCAATCTACAGCAACACAGGCAAATGCCTTATTGTTaactgatgagcgaataatttatacgctttttggcattgtttttaagtagttttcagcatgttttaattactttttagtatatttttattagtttttattcaaaatttacatttctggactttactatgagtttgtgtgtttttttgtgatttcaggtattttctggctgaaattgagggacctgagcaaaaatctgattcagaggctgaaaaaggactgcagatgctgttgaattttgacctccttgcactcgaaatggattttatggagctacaaaagaccaattggcgcgctcttaattgcgttggaaagtaaacatccagggctttccagtaatatataatagtccatactttactgaAAGATAAACAACGTAAACTAGCATTTAACgtcagttccatgttccattctagcgttaaacgccagaaacaggttacaagttggagttaaacgcccaaaacaggttacaatctggcgtttaactccaaaaacagcctaggcacgtgtaaagctcaagtctcaaccccagcacacaccaagtgggctccgaaagtggatttttgcactatctttcgtagtttactcattttctttaaacctaggttactagtttagtatttaaacaacttttagagatttatttggtacctcatgacattttacacatttcatattgtatttctgacggcatgagtctctaaaccacatggttgggggtgaggagctctactgtgtcttgatgaattaatgcaattacatctgttttctattcaatcacgcttgtttctattctaagatacttgCTTGTACTTAatcgtgatgaatgtgatgatccgtgacactcatcatcattctcaacctatgaacgtgtgtctgacaaccacttccattctatcttagattgagtgtgtatctcttagcctcttggttcatgatcagagtcttcgtggtataggctaggattattggcggccattcctgagatccggaaagtctaaaccttgtctgtggtattctgagtaggatctgggatgggatgagtgtgacgagcttcaaactcacaagtgctgggcatagtgacagacgcaaaaggatcaatggatcctattccaacatgagtgagaaccgacagatgactagccatgcggtgacagcgcatttggaccattttcactgagaggacggatggtagccattgacaatggtgatctacttacatacagcttgccatggaaggagacctgcgtgcgtgaagaagaagacagtaggaaagcagagattcagaagacagagcatctccaaaacctcaatttgttctccattactgcataacaagtaacctttatttcatgttatttagttttcataaacaaaagtaatttttattattaatctcctaactaagatttacaagataaccatagattgcttcaacccaacaatctccgtgggatcgacccttactcacgtaaggtattacttggacgacccagtgcacttgctagttagtggtacgagttgtgaaaagtgtgatttacaatttgtgcaccaagtttttggcgccgttgccggggattgttcgagtttggacaactgacggtttatttggttgcttagattaggaaaattttgtcttttggatcagagtcttttattttcttttcaaaaaaattttccaaaaatttattatttttctttattaatctttagagttttctgtttgagtctagttgcatgttttaaatttggtgtcctttgtgtttttgtcatccaaaaaaaaaaatagtttttctctgtttaatccttgcatttgttgaatgtgtctatgttcttgtgaatagttgctcctttgagtctttctttttaaaatcttttcaaaaataatttttctttgattaaatcttgtgtcaagttttaagtttggtgttttcttgttagtttttatttaattttcgaaaatttatttttggttttctaaaaattttaagtttggtgttcttttttttatgttcttgagtcctttgagtctttgaatttttgttcttgggggtcatcttgatcttcaaagtgttcttggtgttcatcttgacattcaaagttttcttatttattttctttgttttgatctaaaaattctaagtttggtgtcattttattatttttctctttcctcattaaattcaaaaaaatatcttttctctttattttaagtaattttcaaaatttgcataagaatttcagatttttattttaaaatttctattttatcttatcttagttttaaaaatttcaaaattcaaatctttttcaaaaaaaaataatatctttttcaaaaacttatcttatttcaaatttcaaatttcaacttccaaaattcaaaatttaatttttaaatttaaaaatcaaatcttttcaaatccttatcttatattgttgactttttcaaaattcaaaattcaacatttaaaatttcaaatttcaaattttaaatttcaaattttaaatttcaaaatttaattttcaaatttaaaatttaaatttcaaaactttttaatttaaattccttatcttctcttacctagcttatcttatcttttctaatctcaaatcttaaaattaaatctttttcatatcttttcttttttttattttttatttattttattttatttttttacaagtatctttaattttaagacttatctttttgaaaatttcctaaccaatttctctctctcttcatttttttgaaaatcctcacccacatctttttcaaatcttttttaattaattaatttagttttcaaatgtcttttatttctttttcttctaattttcgaaattatagtcaatttttcatttattttattttattttattttattttattttattttattttattttaattttggttttcaaaaaaaaatattttttttgtaattcgcatcatctccctttctccatcatggacctaagtggaaatgaacagtccagaaggactctggggtcatatgctaactccactattgctgcatatgggagtagcatctgtatacctcccatcaaagcaagcagttttgagctaaatcctcaactcattgtcatggtgcagcaaaattgccagtatttcggtcttccacaggaagaacctactgagtttttggcacagttcttgcaaattgctgacacagtgcgtgacaaggaggtagatcaggacgtatacaggctgttactgtttccgtttgctgtaaaagatcaagctaagaggtggttaaataatcaacccacagcaagcataagaacatggaaacatctatcagacaaatttctgaatcaatatttccctccaaaaaggatgacacagctaaggctggacatccaagggtTTAAACAAGAgcatgatgaatccctttataatgcctgggagaggtacagagggatgctaaggaaatgcccatctgaaatgttttcagagtgggtgcaattagacatcttctactatgggcttacagaaaaagctcagatatttctaactttgtggctaacgttggcatgagaaaaacactccctgggcaccaaatatttgcgccaacgttagcccctaactttgtggctaacgttggcatgagaaaaacactccctgggcaccaaaagtttgcgccaacgttagcctctaacttttgggctaacgttggcacatgaaaaacacaaagggggagcaaaagtttgcgccaacgttagcctctaacttttgggctaacgttggcgccataagtgcactaaggaaggccaacgttggagcaaaagttagacccctaacttttgcaccaacgtgggtatcagcaaaacatgggggctgatatgaaaagttggaccaaaagtttgcctcaaacttttggtcaaacttttactcaaacttttgcaaaactccaatctGGTTCACtgggttcactttggttcctctccaaactccaagagcaatcaaccaaggcctctctcaacccaattccaccaagagcaaaggcccaactcaaggcttgaagatcatttgaagaaagtgtataaataggatagaattcaagttcttaagTGAGCTTTTCTTTTtggagttttcataatagttttcggatagctttggatattgagtgatctttaatttcttagtttgggggaaggagaattccactctcttcctcttagttttattgctttcaattttaattgcaattgtcttggatcttgggttggagaattgaaggaattctgtttcaatctcatccgaagatctctctgtttcttctactgcttattgaatttaatttctgttaattgttcttcatctactttctttgcaatttacaattcttttacaattgttcttgttggatctaggaaggcattgagatctagacttggttatctagtctcttgggtcctgagatccggattccccatttcccattccctgtttactgttttcatgcttatttacaattctgtttttagatccggttcaatccaagtgttcttttacttctccgttggttgcaatttactttccctcgtttaatttctgcaattccaactcccaattccctttacaattcaagctatttacatttcttgcactttaagattctgtaatttacatttcttgcgttctaagtttctgccatttaatttcttgttctttaagattcagcatttaaattcctgctctctttaatttcatgtcaattacccattccctttactttccatgtaatttaaattctacaaatcacaaatcactcaaccaaatcttgattcgcttgactaaatcaaccactaaactaaaattgctcaatccttcaatccctgtgggatcgaactcactcccgtgagttattattacttgatgcgacccggtgcacttgccggttagattagggtgttttggagaaattcgtttcttccACAGAAATATCCCATcacttatcctcaaaaactccgccaagaggagcaggataagcaattttcccgttttacagactatctcaggactcttgaaataaagatttcgtttgcagaggcacttgagcaaataccctcttatgccaagttcatgaaagagatcttgagtcataagaaggattggagagaaactgaaagagttctcctcactaaagaatgcaatgcagtcattctgaaaagcttcccagaaaagcttaaagatcccgggagctttatgataccatgtatattagagggtaattgcacaagatagctttatgtgatcttggggcaagcataaacctaatacctgcatccactatcagaaagcttggtttaactgaagaagtcaaaccaacccggatatgtctccaacttgctgatggctccattaaatacccatcaggcgtgattgaagacgtgattgtcagggttgggccattcgcctttcccactgactttgtagtgctggaaatggaggagcacaagagttctactctcattctaggaagacctttcctagcaactggacgaactctcattgatgtccaaaagggggaagtaaccctgagagtcaatgaggatgagtttaagttaaatgctatcaaagccatgcagcattcagacacaccaaaagactgcatgaaagttgatcttattgactctttggtagaggagatcaacatggctgagagtctcgaatcagagctagaaaacatctttaaagatgtccagcctgatctggaggattcagaggaaataaaagagcccctgaaaattcctcaggaagatgaaaaacctcctaaacccgagctcaaaccactaccatcatccctgaaatatgtatttctgggagaggtgacactttttcggtgatcataagctctgctttaaatccacaggaagaggaagcactacttcaagtgctaaggacacacaagacagctcttgggtggtctataagtgatcttaagggtatcagcccagcaagatacatgcacaagatcttattggaggacaatgctaagccagtggtccaaccacagaggcggctaaatcctgccatgaaggaagtggtgcagaaagaggtcaccaagttattggaggctgggattatttatcctatttctgatagcccctgggtgagccctgtccaagttgttcccaataagggaggcatgacagtggttcataatgaaaaaaatgagctggttcctacaagaacagttacagggtggcgtatgtgtattgactacagaaggctcaatacagccaccaggaaggatcactttcctttaccattcatagaccagatgctagagagactagcaggtcatgaatatttctgttttttggatggctattcaagctacaaccaaattacagtagatcctcaggaccaagagaaaacagcattcacatgtccttctggagtgtttgcctacagaaggatgccttttggtctgtgcaatgcacctgcaaccatTCAGAGGTGCatactctctatcttctctgatatggtagagaaatttctggaaatcttcatggatgacttttcagtatttggagactcattcagctcctgccttgaccatttagcacttgttctgaaaagatgccaagagaccaacctagttttaaactggaaaaaatgtcattttatggtgactgaaggaattgtccttgagcataaaatttcaaacaaggggatataggtggatcaagctaaagtggaagtaattgaaaaattaccaccacctgccaatgttaaggcagtcagaagctttctggggcatgcaggattctataggaggtttataaaggatttttcaaaaattgcaaaacctctgagcaacctgctagctgctaacacgccatttgtatttggcacagagtgtctgcaggcatttgaaactctgaaagctaagctggtcactggtgtgcgaaatcgtgatcattccttccttggtaacggcgctaaaaactcaatacgcacgttcatgttcttaattctgtttcacaactttgtacaactaaccagcaagtgcactgggtcatccaagtaataaaccttacgtgagtaagggtcgatcctaccgagattgtcggcttgaagcaagctatggtcaccttgtaaatctcagtcaggcggattcaactgattttatgaattgataagtaagagataaataaaatataaaataggatagtggtacttatgtaattcattggtgagaatttcagataagcgtatagagatgctttcatcccTCTGaaactctgctttcctgctgtcttcatccaatccttcctactcctttccatggcaagctgtatgttaggcatcaccgttgtcaatggccacctgtcctcttagtgaaaatggtccaatgcactgtcaatgcatggctaatcatctgtcggttctcaatcatactggaataggatttactatccttttgcgtctgtcactacgcccagcactcgcgagtttgaagctcgtcacagtcattcaatccctgaatcctacttggaataccacagacaaggtttagactttccggattctcaagaatggccatccatgggttctaacttataccatgaagacactaataactcagactcggtcccctgtattagatatccaagagatatccattcaatctaaggtagaatggaagtggttgtcaggcacgcgttcataagttaagaatgatgatgactgtcacgatcatcacatccatcatattgaagtacgaatgaacatcttagaagcggaataggttgaattgaatagaaaaatagtagtactttgcattaatctttgaggaacagcagagctccacaccttaatctatggtgtgtagaaactctaccgttaaaaatacacaagtgataaatgttcaggcatggccgaatggccagccctcacaaaagtctaagatagcataaaactaatcaaagatgatccaaagatgtttccaaagatgtaaatacaatagtaaaaagtcctatttatactaaactagttactagggtttacagaaatgagtaaatgatgcagaaatccacttctggggcccacttggtgtgtgcttgggcattgagctttacatgtgtaaaggcttctcttggagttgaatgccagtttgtaacctgtttctggcgttgaactccactttgcaacctgtttctggcgtttcactctagaatgcagcatggaactggtgttgaacgccagtttgcgtcatctaaactcgggcaaagcattgactattatatattgctggaaagccctggatgtctactttccaacgcaattgagagcgcgccatttggagttctgtagctccagaaaattcactttgagtgcagagaggtcagaatccaacagcatctgcagtcctttttcagcctgaatcagatttttgctcaggtccctcaatttcagccaaaaattatctgaaatcacagaaaaacacacaaactcatagtaaagtccagaaatgtgatttttatttaaaaactaataaaaatatataaaaactaactaaatcatactaaaaactatgtaaaaacaatgccaaaaagtgtataaattatccgctcatcacaacaccaaacttaaattgttgcttgtccccaagcaactgaaaatcaaataggataaaaagaagagaatatactataaattccaaaatatcaatgaaacttagcttcaatcagatgagcgggacttgtagctttttgcctcttgaatagttttggcatctcactttatccattgaagttcagaatgagtggcatctataggaacttagaattcagatagtgttactgattctcctagttcagtatgttgattcttgaacacagctactttatgcgtcttggccgtggccctaagcactttgttttccagtattaccaccggatacataaatgccacagacacataattgggtgaaccttttcagattgtgactcagctttgctaaagtccccaattggaggtgtccagggttcttaagcacactcttttttttttgctttggaccttgactttaaccgctcagtctcaagttttcacttgacaccttcacgccacaagcacatggttagggacagcttggtttagccgcttaggccatggttttattcctttaggccctcctatccactgatgctcgaAGCGTTGGATCCTTTttgttacccttgccttttggttttaagggctactggctttttgctcttgccttttggtttaaagagcttttggctttttctgcttgcttttttctttttctttctaaattttttcgccattttttctttttttttttgcaagcttttgtattcactgctttttcttgcttcaagaatcaattttatgatttttcagattatcaaataacatttctcctgttcatcattctttcaagagccaacatatttaacattaataaacaacaatttcaaaagacatatgcactgttcaagcattcattcagaaaacaaaaagtattgtcaccacatcataataattaaactagtttcaaggatga
This window harbors:
- the LOC112778332 gene encoding probable non-intrinsic ABC protein 5, giving the protein MKNGKITQCGKYADLLNNGTDFMELVDFPISHSGVKEEEKKDEQNDKIGNKGDEAKGQLVQAEERESGRVEFSVYWQYITMVYGGALVPFILLAHTLFQVLQIGSNYWMAWATPISQDVEPPVSGTTLIAGYIALAVGSSFCILARTTLVAISGATTGDSTGLELNSDFSLLVDAQTGLSEPR